The Lycium ferocissimum isolate CSIRO_LF1 chromosome 10, AGI_CSIRO_Lferr_CH_V1, whole genome shotgun sequence genome window below encodes:
- the LOC132035070 gene encoding uncharacterized protein LOC132035070, producing MDVIGPIEPAALNGHRFILVAIDYITKWVEETSHKSITKKVVAGFVRSSVICRFGIPESIITDNGENLNSHLMNDICEQFKITHRNSTAYRPQMNGAVEAANKNIKRILRKMTDNYKGWHEQLPYALLGYRTMAKTSTGATPYLLVYGTEAVILPEVEIPSLRFIQEAELDNAEWVRARYVQLALIDEKRIVVVSHGQLYRQRMARAFNKRVRTRLFQIGQMVLKRIFPHQDEYKGKFAPNWQGPDVVRKVLSGGAIVLAEMDGPEWTKPINSDLIIRY from the coding sequence atggatgttATCGGACCCATTGAACCCGCAGCTTTAAATGGCCATAGGTTCATTTTAGTTGCCATTGACTACATCACCAAATGGGTGGAAGAAACGTCTCATAAGTCAATAACAAAGAAAGTGGTAGCTGGATTCGTACGAAGCAGCGTCATATGCCGGTTCGGTATACCCGAGTCCATCATAACAGACAATGGAGAAAATCTGAATAGCCATCTGATGAACGATATCTGTGAGCAATTCAAGATCACTCATCGAAACTCGACAGCCTACCGGCCACAAATGAACGGAGCTGTAGAAGCagccaacaaaaatatcaagaggatattgaGAAAAATGACTGATAATTATAAAGGTTGGCACGAGCAGTTGCCTTATGCTCTACTGGGATACCGTACTATGGCCAAAACTTCAACAGGAGCCACTCCATATCTGTTAGTCTACGGTACTGAAGCAGTCATACTTCCCGAGGTTGAGATACCTTCTTTGAGATTCATTCAAGAAGCAGAATTGGACAATGCTGAATGGGTCCGAGCTCGATATGTGCAATTGGCTTTAATTGACGAGAAAAGGATAGTTGTCGTATCTCACGGTCAACTGTACCGACAAAGAATGGCAAGAGCTTTTAACAAGCGAGTCAGGACTAGACTTTTCCAAATTGGGCAAATGGTGCTCAAAAGAATTTTCCCACATCAAGATGAATACAAAGGGAAGTTTGCTCCCAACTGGCAAGGTCCTGATGTGGTCCGCAAAGTACTCTCCGGAGGAGCAATAGTGTTGGCAGAAATGGACGGACCAGAGTGGACGAAGCCAATCAATTCAGATCTAATCATACGCTACTAA